AAAGATACAatacaataattcaaaatatgtaaaatagatCAACAAGGTATAAAACACAAGTCGTAAATATCGATTTGTTttcactttgacatttttaagTCTAGATATATCTAATAGctgtttaaaaacatttgttttgattagGAGGTAATGTAATGGACACTATCTACACATATTATACAAAACGTCACACAAATGACAAGCACATCATGCATACAAATGGTTAGGTGTTCTAAATTCGGGGttgatatatttggttttgtatACTTGCATtcctatttttcttttctgtataAAAGCAAGCAGTTTTCtaatagttttagaaaagtaTTATATCATCTGACGAGACTTGTTAATTGAAAGTTGCAGTTTATCTACCTTTATTAACAAGGAATTGTAAACAGGATAAACTTTTGTATTCACGTTTTCCGATCGTAATGTTCAATAGCCGAGCTCGAAAGGGAACGGTTTTTTTATGGCTTCAAAGCATTGGTTTTACTGTTATGTGTAGTAATATTTTACTGTTGTACTCTTTTCCATCGATTTCTTTTTGAGCGCGGTGTTATCTGTCTTTCAAGATTTAGGATTTGTTCCTGTActtcaaacatgaaaaagatATCACTTATCACTTAAGTTACCTGCTTTCATTCTTTCTTTTATCTCTTCAAAACTCCTGGTCTCTAATTCCATTTTCATGATTTCGTCTAATCGTTTTACGTAGGATTCACCTGCTGGATTGTTACACTGATCAAATCTAGTTAGCATAGCACGAACTATTTTGATTAGTGTTTTGTATCGTGTGTCATCTAATGCAAAGACAGAAGAATGCTGCATTTCATTTCTGATCACACGTATCCGTTGAATGTCGTCACCAATAGTAGTTTCATTGGTAGAAATCTCGTCAACCTTTCCTATATTCCTAAAGCCTTGACTtggaaagtttatttttaaagcaCAATATTTCTTACACATTTCTGTTATGTCCAACTTATCACGATCAAGTATTTCTCCAGTCTTTGTATCTAAGAATAAGCGATCGTATAAAACGCCTGATAATACCTCTAGAACTATCATAGACATTCTGACGTAATTCTGTTGATCACTACTTATTCTACGGGGAGcctaaaatatcaatgaaatatgtaATGATACAAACTAATGCTATATAATTGCCATCTATTAACAGGTAGATAGACATACAAATATGGTCAATGCAGTAAATACACCGGGACAGTGAAAAAGGATAGAACACAGAATTAATGATAGACATACAAATATGGTCAAGGCAGTAAATACACCGGGACAGTGAAAAAGGATAGAACACAGAATTAATGATAGACATACAAATATGGTCAAGATAGTAAATACACCGGGACAGTGAAAAAGGATAGAACACAGAATTAATGATAGACATACAAATATGGtcaagacagtaaatacaccgGGAGAGTGAAAAAGGATAGAACACAGAATTAATGATAGACATACAAATATGGTCAAGACAGTAAATGCACCGGGACAGTGAAAAAGGATAGATCACAGAATTAATGATAGACAGACAATTCATGTTGACGTCAGAATATTCAAAATCACGTCAAATTTtgttgaataattaaaaaactataaaaaaagatatacatatatatatcattgcaAGCATGCGAGATTTGTACAAAGCACAACGTTCTTAAAGATATACTAGAAGTATTTCCATTCAACAATTATTTTACAGTcgagcatttttgtttaaatgagcTAGCTACTTAGTATGTTGTTCGACAAAGATAGATATTTAGGACATAGGGGCTATTCAAGCTGCTATGATATTCAACACAGCCAAGTAAACATGGCGTTCTTTTCAATTGATTGAAGATGCATTATTACATTCATTGCATTACTTCTGCCTTGAACATACATAAAACAACTCAGAATATAATAGCAAAATACCGGTCAGTaacatttcttcatttttcatatatcaTAGTATGATAcgatcataaacaagtaaaatagGACGGATGATTTGATTAAAAATCACATTAATATTTTCGTTATACAGTGTTAATCCTATAGACGATCACATTCATTTTAGGAAAGCACTTAACCTGCTTAAAAAGGAggcacttaaaaaaaattgtcaggtGTGGGCGTGGAGCCTGTAGGCTGGCTGTAAATTATCTGAAAGTTCATTTCtgatttcaaacatttaaatagatataaCTCAACTGTTTTACTTTCGTTGgttgttttttaacttttctcaTGCGATACCTTTTTTGGTGACTTTttaggcactggctacggttacatggaaatgtaacaataataaaaatattattgttacattggtgACTAAATGCCGGAATGCATGGTTGGGTAAGGACCTGcttaattacgaatgtaacaataattattgagaCTACGGTTACATTGCGTTATTATTACATGACAAACAGCAATGTAAGATGGGACAAgtaatatgtactaaataataatacatttattttatatttacaatatacatacatttataacataCAATTACTTTACTCCAGTAAGTGGTTATTAAAGCATTGTAAACTCCGACACATTTTTGATGAACGACATTGCGTCCTCCAtggatacatgtacatacataagTTCCCAGAATTTAAGTTACAGTTATCAAACTTTGATTTTGTGATGtaacaatttgttttagaaCTAAGTTTGTATAGCTGTATGAATATTGTGTCTTGATATAGTTTCAATTTCGTTTAAAACGCATCCcaggttttaaaattttcacCCTTCACAACATTGGTAATAGGAATATCTTCATCCATTGTTCAAAGTATACTGACAGTAAAAAGAGTAGGTGTGCAGTCAAATACTTAAAAGTGAAACTATTGTACTATATTTTTCGTCTTTGGCACTCCTAATCTGGAGAATTAGCTTAAAGAACATCAAAACCATTAATACacaaaactatttaaacaatatttgttgaataataatatgtatTATCTATCATTATTACAAGTATTATTTAGTACATATGAAAGAATCAAGCAATACAACTATAAGTTTAATAAATCTAGCGTACAttgttgtttttcatgtaacaataacctGAGACTTCTacatgttatagtagtctcagcaaTAACGTAATGTAATAGTAGCCTcaattattattgttacattcggaAATAACCGGTTCCTTACCCATCTTTGCATTCCAgcaattagtctccaatgtaacaatagtatttttatttttgttacatttccatgtaaccgtagccagtgcgcactttttatgtgttgcgtctaaataTGATTTATAACCCTCAATAGTAAATGAACAGGTTGAACAAATCCTTCTgaacaaacagaaaaagaagaacAACACAAgtctttttaatattcaagTTTATTAATGAAAACTCTTTCTCTGATCGGAATACGGTTAGGTGAGCTTTAAATTATGAGTTATAGTGTGGATTACGCTAATGTTTGAAGTTGGTCGGGTTTTGAGTACATTTCCTGTAAAACAAAAGTTTCGTTGTTTACCTCTTAAAATTGATGAGTTAACCTCATTTTTAGTTTGTAAGACGGATCTGTTTTCTCTCAACAGAtctatgactttcgaacagtggtatactactgttgcctttatttgactGACACATTTAAAAAGActacggattttcttatcccaggcatggattaccttagtcatatttggcacaactctTTGGAAATTTAGATCCtgaatgctctttaactttgtacttgtttggctttataaatattttgacatgagcgtcactgatgagtctcaagtagactaaacgcgcgtctggcgtacttaattataattctggtacttttgataactaattagacAAAGTCgatctcaaaaacttaactatctTTACTGATAcaagaaaagtaaaagataCACAATGACAAGCGTTTAATTTACATAACAACACGTGCATTTatgtgaagaaaacaaaatcatgcgCGATTTTGTAAATGGAACTAATAGTAGATCCTTACGTGGTACAGTCGCGCATATCAATGACGAATGGACCCAATACTTTTATCTTTATCACAACCAGTCCACACTGATACTGACATTAACAACGAGTACACATCaaaggaataaaaataaaaattaccaataattggGTTTCATTGTGTCACAAATATATGCCcactaaatgaaaataatctaaaacaaatagAAACATTACCTTTGATTTCTCACCAGACCAATAGtctttatatttatgagttGTCGCATGTTCTTCGCAATAATATTTTTCCCCATCATGTACTTGATCAAATTCAATGAATCCTGTGTCAAAGGAGAAACTGGTGGTCTCACACTTCCATTTTTTCTCGAAAGATACTGTTTTCAACTTGTATCGCGTGTTGATAATTCTGTTGATTTCCCTTtcgacaatttttaaaacagctTGGTTAACCTCTGTATCTACTTCATCCCATTGCCATACCTGCAGCTGAATCATATGACTACTCTTTGCTAATACAAATTTTGCACAGCCAGTTCTGTCAATATTGAATACACAACAATCCTTGAAGAGACCTATCTCGCCCTTTACCACTGCTAGAGGATATTCTCGTAGACAAGAGACAATCAGATTGCTGATTAGATACGGCggtaaaaaactaaagacaaaacacaaacatgTGGATTTGCTAGCATTTGGAACGTTAAACAATACATCAATATccttaatttttaatgtttgaagCATGCATGGAACGTAAAAAACACTATGCTCCCTTTGTACATTTCCACTTTCCGTCAGTAGCAATGGATAGATGATAATGTCAAACTTTTCGATTACTTCCAGTATATGCTCTTTATGAATTCTCATGTCTGCTGATTGTTTCTTGAATATTTCTTCCAATAGCTTAGGATCCATCTTTCCTGTTTGTTTGAAGTTGTTCCATTGTAAGTGTGGTAATTCCAGTTGAAACTGCTGGGCTGTAACAATGCATGTAAAGGCATTTGCTAACCATTGGGGATCAAGTATGATGTATGACGGAATGTCTTCAAAAAATATCACGTTACCTATTTCATGTTGATACCTGAGAAAGAGATGAAGCTCCTTGTCATCAGTTATCGGAAGTGGTATTTTCTCACCTAGTTCTTTTACCCtttcaaaagaaattatttgttttccgATCGTAAGTTCAGAGTTGATGGCTTTTtccatctgaataaatttaacagggTATTCTCGATTCCAATTTGCGCTACTCTTTGCTGTGGCAAATATATCATTCCTCAATTTTCCAAAAGCATCTTCTTCATCCTCTGTGTTGGATATCAGGTGAATTGATCTCAGGTGAAGCTTtgaatctttaaatattttatcagtgTAGGATTCGAGACGTTTTCTGCATTGTTCTTCGTCCTTtcgcaaaaacaaaaacagtgttattgtattatttcattatcatttaacttAAACAGTCGTAGATTCTGTACATGATTTCTTATGAGATGTTTTTGGCTGTCAGTAACTATTACTACAcaatgttttcttatatctgtaCTTTTCTGTGTCTTTTTTCTAGAGCGGATGTATAAATACTCTGgcttttgtaaattgttatgatatattttatactgTTAGTTTTcgaattgaattgtttcatgttTCCAATcgggatgttttttttaagcCGGCTATATGGTGCAGGTTTTTCATCTGTTAACCCACCAAGGGCATCTGAGAATAATCCCCTTTTTCAGaggggttcatgttgctcagttttaattttcttatgaacattgtgttttgtatactgttgggtttttaatgaaagtttttattttttatattcacaaagAATCGAACACTGGGGCAAAAAATTTGTTACTATTTAAGAACGGAAGTTGACAAAATTAAGAATGAGTAATAAAACACTACTTATTGAAATTAGCAGACACAAACACATGCTAAGagaaaccagatgctccgccgGGCGCAGCTTTAAACAACCGAGGAGTTCGAACCCTGAACAtttgggcaagtatggacacaacattcaagcttgatacagctctgaatttggattaaGATTGAATAGTCTAAgagcttaattttttttttcttttgggaccaaaactttcaaaatcaatcccaaccttccttttatggtcataaaccttgtgttaaaatttcatagatttctattcacttatactaaagttatggtgtgaaaaccaaaAGTCTtcggacgccgacgacgactacagacgacgacgacaccaacgtgataccaatatacgacaaaaaaaaataattttttgcggtcgtataaaaagtgtATATAGtaattgtaaaaatcaaattgatggTGAACATAAATCCGTTCTGTCTAGTGActtgaataataataattttgacaaataaggaaatgaaatgtTGATAAACCTGTCAATACCAAAGGAAACTAAAATCGTGACATCC
The nucleotide sequence above comes from Mytilus trossulus isolate FHL-02 chromosome 5, PNRI_Mtr1.1.1.hap1, whole genome shotgun sequence. Encoded proteins:
- the LOC134718375 gene encoding uncharacterized protein LOC134718375; amino-acid sequence: MTPLMFAAGEGHLEVVTYLVTHGSQLDTTDRFGLTALHWAAERGRIDVTKWLTDQGCSPWVKSLEGKTPYDLVTISMLCSEERKKEVMDFLKTAMSKTSPEVTLDTHLQEPAAPVVEDSKIPEQIKKMDHESIAIYLNALESGSERRRDINLIIVGKKSVGKTSLVRRLFGEELQSVKSTNGIEIHRRRCRINLSNWEWNKLLDTRIVKETSINNRILQSIVKELHQDKEKPKHDISEISSSDQISTDDNKATITKNIEHDEEPQPKMNYQFAYPEITESPFSKLAKDELLSIIGSAVDLQDEDGYANLTVWDFAGDIEYYNTHQTFLNSEAIFLVVANLHDIDDTVSYGTFNFWMDTIHCYGSINDKTEAVLLEGAQNLLDPPVIAIGTHKDKFQDEEQCRKRLESYTDKIFKDSKLHLRSIHLISNTEDEEDAFGKLRNDIFATAKSSANWNREYPVKFIQMEKAINSELTIGKQIISFERVKELGEKIPLPITDDKELHLFLRYQHEIGNVIFFEDIPSYIILDPQWLANAFTCIVTAQQFQLELPHLQWNNFKQTGKMDPKLLEEIFKKQSADMRIHKEHILEVIEKFDIIIYPLLLTESGNVQREHSVFYVPCMLQTLKIKDIDVLFNVPNASKSTCLCFVFSFLPPYLISNLIVSCLREYPLAVVKGEIGLFKDCCVFNIDRTGCAKFVLAKSSHMIQLQVWQWDEVDTEVNQAVLKIVEREINRIINTRYKLKTVSFEKKWKCETTSFSFDTGFIEFDQVHDGEKYYCEEHATTHKYKDYWSGEKSKAPRRISSDQQNYVRMSMIVLEVLSGVLYDRLFLDTKTGEILDRDKLDITEMCKKYCALKINFPSQGFRNIGKVDEISTNETTIGDDIQRIRVIRNEMQHSSVFALDDTRYKTLIKIVRAMLTRFDQCNNPAGESYVKRLDEIMKMELETRSFEEIKERMKAEFMEKIHAVFR